A region from the Acomys russatus chromosome 24, mAcoRus1.1, whole genome shotgun sequence genome encodes:
- the LOC127206869 gene encoding DNA-directed RNA polymerases I, II, and III subunit RPABC4-like, protein MDTQKDVQPPRQQPMICTWGECHTKKEIIKSRHPIRRRECGYRIMYKKRTKRLVVFDAR, encoded by the coding sequence ATGGACACCCAGAAAGATGTTCAACCCCCAAGGCAGCAGCCAATGATATGTACTTGGGGAGAGTGTCACaccaaaaaggaaataataaaatccaGGCATCCAATCAGACGCAGAGAATGTGGATACAGAATAATGTACAAGAAAAGGACTAAGAGACTGGTGGTTTTTGATGCTCGATGA